The Candidatus Dependentiae bacterium genome includes a window with the following:
- the uvrB gene encoding excinuclease ABC subunit UvrB encodes MKSPFKLHSPFKPAGSQPEAIKKLIAARQGEKSDVPARSTLIGVTGSGKTFTIANVIANQNKPVLVLAPNKTLAAQLYEEFSVFFPENKVCYFVSYYDYYQPESYLPAQDIYIAKETKVNSEIERLRVEAAASLVNRNDTIVIASVSCIYSLGNPSDYRNLGFAIKVGQTMKRQDLIHQLLFIQYRRNEMDKSSGTFQVYGDTIEVNLPYQKEKLRIELWGDTIESMVWVDKHNNNVLMKLDNTIIFPAKHFVTTQEKKDAAVLSIQAELDEWAPKIKNPVYQERIKQRVSHDIEMIEELGYCSGIENYSSHFDGRVRGEKPYCLLDFFPKDFLLIVDESHVAIPQLRGMYAGDKSRKQALIDFGFRLPSASDNRPLKFEEIEGYFNDAIFVSATPGDYELSHSSAIVEQLIRPTGLLDPVVEIHPRQDQMKHLIENIKKTKENGFRSLVMVMTKKLAEQLATYLEEQQIKVCYLHSELKTPQRSELLQKLRLGIFDCLVGVNLLREGIDLPEVALVAIMDADIESFLRDKRSLIQIMGRAARNTESKVVLYADKITESMKRALDEAKRRRTLQEAYNKEHNITPKTVKRDVVKSITNIQAAIAAASKGKKKKDAAQMNEKELLTRVVELETLMQAAAEEFDFEKAIELREEYIQLKAKLSEVK; translated from the coding sequence ATGAAGAGCCCATTTAAACTACACTCACCATTCAAGCCCGCTGGTAGCCAGCCGGAGGCGATTAAGAAGTTGATCGCAGCCCGCCAAGGCGAAAAAAGTGACGTTCCCGCTCGTTCGACCCTTATTGGGGTGACCGGCTCGGGTAAAACGTTTACTATTGCAAACGTTATTGCAAACCAGAATAAGCCGGTGCTCGTGCTTGCGCCAAATAAAACGTTGGCGGCACAGCTTTATGAGGAGTTTTCGGTCTTTTTCCCAGAAAATAAAGTTTGTTATTTTGTCAGCTATTACGATTATTATCAACCAGAATCGTATTTGCCTGCGCAAGATATTTATATTGCCAAAGAGACGAAGGTAAACAGTGAAATCGAACGTTTGCGCGTAGAGGCGGCAGCTTCGCTTGTGAACCGTAACGATACGATCGTTATTGCGTCCGTTTCATGTATTTATTCTCTTGGTAATCCTTCAGATTATCGTAATTTAGGATTTGCCATTAAAGTTGGCCAAACGATGAAACGCCAAGATCTTATTCATCAGTTGCTGTTTATTCAATACCGACGCAATGAGATGGATAAAAGCTCAGGCACTTTCCAAGTTTATGGCGATACGATCGAAGTTAATCTGCCTTATCAAAAAGAAAAATTACGTATTGAACTTTGGGGCGATACCATTGAATCGATGGTGTGGGTTGATAAGCATAATAATAATGTGCTTATGAAACTGGATAATACTATTATTTTCCCCGCGAAGCACTTCGTCACGACTCAAGAGAAAAAAGATGCAGCGGTTCTCAGTATTCAAGCAGAGCTTGATGAATGGGCGCCAAAAATCAAAAATCCGGTATATCAAGAGCGAATAAAGCAACGCGTTTCTCATGATATTGAAATGATTGAAGAACTTGGCTATTGCTCCGGCATTGAAAACTATTCGAGCCATTTTGATGGGCGTGTTCGTGGTGAAAAGCCCTACTGCCTCTTAGATTTCTTTCCAAAAGATTTTTTACTGATTGTTGATGAGTCGCATGTGGCTATTCCGCAATTGCGCGGCATGTATGCTGGCGACAAATCAAGAAAACAAGCGCTTATCGATTTTGGATTCCGTTTACCATCAGCATCTGATAACCGCCCACTAAAATTTGAAGAAATTGAGGGCTATTTTAACGATGCGATTTTTGTTTCCGCTACGCCCGGTGATTATGAACTATCGCATTCGAGTGCGATAGTTGAACAACTTATTCGCCCGACCGGTTTACTTGATCCGGTAGTTGAAATTCATCCACGCCAAGATCAGATGAAGCATTTAATTGAGAACATTAAAAAAACCAAAGAAAATGGCTTTCGTTCACTTGTTATGGTGATGACCAAGAAATTGGCAGAGCAGCTGGCCACCTATCTAGAAGAACAACAAATAAAAGTTTGTTATCTACACAGCGAACTTAAAACGCCTCAGCGAAGCGAGCTCCTGCAAAAACTTCGTTTAGGGATTTTTGATTGTTTAGTTGGCGTGAATCTCTTGCGCGAAGGTATCGATTTGCCTGAGGTTGCGCTTGTCGCGATTATGGATGCCGATATTGAAAGTTTCTTGCGCGATAAACGTTCATTGATTCAAATAATGGGCCGCGCTGCGCGAAATACTGAATCAAAAGTAGTTCTTTATGCAGATAAAATTACCGAATCTATGAAAAGAGCGCTTGATGAAGCAAAACGTCGCCGCACTTTGCAAGAAGCATATAATAAAGAACATAATATTACGCCAAAAACGGTTAAGCGTGATGTGGTAAAAAGTATCACCAATATTCAAGCAGCAATCGCGGCAGCCTCTAAAGGCAAAAAGAAAAAAGACGCTGCACAAATGAATGAAAAAGAATTATTAACGCGCGTTGTTGAGCTTGAAACGCTTATGCAAGCAGCTGCTGAAGAATTCGATTTTGAAAAAGCTATTGAATTGCGCGAAGAGTACATTCAATTAAAAGCTAAACTTTCAGAAGTAAAATAA
- a CDS encoding mechanosensitive ion channel has product MRFWNNQKGRDGAIRALLIMLTSVSIINASLLDSPAGKFFSAGRDEQEQLLEHVKGEDKKWKPANQEQQKKIANQLELTDRALVEVKNAQRTAQGRDADFFNKKISSLNEIHQALFNMQLVRKEITADLESHIKALEEHKKDPAFKSLIIEPRAFYNFDALRSANQKVVYQEDAVAQLATQKTDALVELDNRKKKAALAQKEYQEKKRAQEDFGSKTVTLFKEFNFAQRGELLDLTERFANYEKQVADLKVIEMVRKISLINTKIFLENEKLKILKENLNKIKGAFRVSDTEVIAAREKIEKSKTDALEAKDKLYQEIKSLTAERERLKRELDLLSRRYAVSERDIASWSITNKTPEGYSAITEIGSKNAQIQLLDRKIEYLHAQIDLEDANFKRQEIGSAILSMWQQVTQRRFKSSDEIGAFVKRFKEQSAETQRELGLLSDKRNATTNLLNLQNKEAANLKAFIQEVQNEQDLVFKRYPTRYTAIIERLADSEKVIAEQIENTSRLIEVESNLIATLDETNKELNFVLGELEAKSIWQRSEYAISWRGLTNFFPDLNVFFKDVQQLAQNAMSKVGWKSFLASFTDLLQRPLLVLMLIACGFLLVLLYNYLRRLIAIIRAWLLAATPIHKIVFYLARISGMILFCIEKHFLPLFIWSIFFVAFSQDFITDLFLKVIFYLVSIPFFLYVATRSVRFIIGLNRTQNYPLFGKSFEPRFASVAYIFSYVSIVVLLFREAFIAATIHKSELPTILLATYSLFLRILVIFAIGRKEVVTFISRQGTIGAWISKYINTYYYLLLAAIVGIMIISDPYVGGYGNLISYILWGAIGTVVLAKLVMIANLYIRRFLSAAYFAADDESTHERFAYAKTLYGLSVIALFIVTLCFAVVVATRIWMIPFSWNDVSQALNFQLFDTGVDKTTGQLIYFTPLKLFVVLSFIAGGFILALLINRFVLKLIFDLLPVDLGVQNTVTSILRYLIIVIAIYFGFQWGGLGTLLLAIGVVIGSIGYIVKEPIGDFISYFIILVQRPIQVGDYIMIDTDYEGVVRKITPRSIILRRRDSYTIIVPNSMILSRPINNWNYARNFIGFDDIDFTVPFDTDPVKVKSLILQVLENNPDVLKSPRPVVRLNDFDENGFRFKVRGFVSDVNIMRKWDIASDVRLGLTKLFREHNIKIAVPTRVIITKQETN; this is encoded by the coding sequence ATGCGCTTTTGGAATAATCAAAAAGGACGAGACGGAGCGATTCGAGCTCTGTTGATAATGTTGACGAGTGTTTCAATAATTAATGCTAGCTTACTGGATTCGCCGGCTGGAAAATTTTTCAGTGCAGGCCGCGATGAACAGGAGCAACTTCTTGAGCATGTAAAGGGAGAAGATAAGAAGTGGAAGCCTGCAAATCAAGAGCAGCAAAAAAAAATAGCGAACCAGCTAGAGCTGACCGATCGAGCTTTGGTAGAGGTAAAAAACGCTCAACGAACCGCACAAGGTAGAGATGCCGATTTCTTTAATAAAAAGATTTCATCGCTCAATGAAATTCATCAAGCTCTTTTTAACATGCAGCTTGTACGTAAAGAAATTACGGCCGATCTAGAATCTCATATTAAAGCGCTGGAAGAGCATAAGAAGGATCCAGCTTTTAAGTCTTTAATTATTGAGCCGCGTGCATTTTATAATTTTGATGCGCTGCGCAGTGCAAATCAAAAAGTGGTGTATCAGGAAGATGCGGTTGCTCAACTTGCTACGCAGAAAACCGATGCGCTCGTAGAGCTTGATAATCGCAAAAAGAAAGCGGCGCTTGCGCAAAAAGAATACCAAGAAAAGAAACGAGCTCAAGAAGATTTCGGCAGTAAGACCGTTACTCTTTTCAAAGAGTTTAATTTTGCTCAGCGAGGCGAGCTGCTGGATTTAACTGAGCGTTTTGCAAATTATGAAAAGCAGGTAGCAGATCTCAAAGTTATTGAGATGGTGCGCAAAATTTCTCTCATTAATACAAAAATTTTTCTGGAAAATGAAAAATTAAAAATATTAAAAGAGAACCTTAATAAAATAAAAGGCGCATTTCGTGTTTCCGATACGGAAGTAATTGCTGCTCGGGAAAAAATTGAAAAAAGCAAAACCGATGCACTTGAAGCAAAAGATAAGCTGTATCAAGAAATTAAATCGCTCACTGCAGAGCGAGAACGGTTAAAAAGAGAACTTGATTTGCTGAGTCGTCGTTATGCGGTGAGTGAACGAGATATTGCTTCCTGGAGTATTACGAATAAAACACCAGAGGGATATAGCGCGATTACTGAAATCGGTTCCAAAAACGCGCAAATTCAGCTTCTTGATAGGAAAATAGAATATTTGCATGCGCAGATCGATCTTGAAGATGCAAATTTTAAGCGTCAAGAAATTGGTTCCGCTATTCTTTCAATGTGGCAACAAGTAACTCAGCGCCGCTTCAAATCAAGCGACGAGATTGGAGCCTTTGTTAAGCGCTTTAAAGAACAAAGCGCTGAAACGCAGAGGGAATTAGGGTTGCTGAGCGATAAGCGAAATGCTACAACGAATCTATTGAATCTGCAGAACAAGGAAGCTGCAAATCTCAAAGCATTTATTCAAGAAGTACAAAATGAGCAAGATCTCGTTTTTAAGCGGTATCCAACTCGCTATACCGCTATTATTGAACGCCTTGCCGATTCGGAAAAAGTAATTGCTGAGCAGATTGAAAATACGAGCAGATTGATTGAGGTTGAATCAAATCTTATTGCAACGCTTGATGAAACAAATAAAGAACTAAACTTTGTATTAGGTGAGTTGGAAGCCAAAAGTATTTGGCAACGATCCGAATATGCAATTTCTTGGCGCGGGCTAACTAATTTCTTTCCCGATTTGAACGTTTTTTTCAAAGATGTTCAGCAATTGGCACAAAATGCTATGAGTAAAGTTGGCTGGAAATCGTTTTTGGCCTCATTTACCGATTTATTGCAGCGCCCACTTTTAGTACTGATGCTCATTGCCTGCGGATTTTTACTCGTACTTCTTTATAATTATTTGCGCCGTTTGATTGCAATAATTCGCGCGTGGCTTTTAGCTGCAACGCCGATTCATAAAATTGTTTTTTATTTAGCACGCATTTCTGGGATGATTCTTTTTTGCATAGAAAAGCATTTTCTGCCACTTTTTATCTGGTCGATATTTTTTGTCGCATTCTCCCAGGATTTTATTACCGATCTTTTTTTGAAGGTGATTTTTTATTTAGTTTCTATCCCATTCTTTTTGTATGTTGCAACACGTTCAGTTCGTTTTATTATTGGGTTAAATCGCACGCAAAACTATCCGCTCTTTGGTAAATCTTTTGAGCCGCGCTTTGCGTCGGTCGCCTATATCTTTTCGTATGTTTCGATTGTTGTACTTTTATTTCGTGAAGCGTTTATCGCGGCAACCATCCATAAATCTGAACTCCCAACAATTCTTTTGGCAACCTATTCTCTCTTTTTGCGCATTTTAGTGATTTTTGCAATTGGCAGAAAAGAGGTAGTAACATTTATTTCTCGCCAAGGAACTATTGGTGCCTGGATCTCTAAATATATAAATACGTATTATTATTTATTGCTTGCGGCGATCGTAGGGATCATGATTATCAGTGATCCGTATGTTGGTGGTTATGGCAATTTGATCTCCTATATTTTATGGGGCGCGATTGGAACGGTTGTACTTGCAAAACTTGTGATGATTGCAAATCTTTATATTAGACGCTTTTTATCTGCTGCTTATTTTGCAGCGGATGATGAATCGACCCACGAACGTTTTGCGTATGCAAAAACGCTGTACGGCCTTTCTGTCATTGCGCTTTTTATTGTAACGCTTTGTTTTGCAGTAGTAGTTGCGACGCGCATTTGGATGATTCCATTTTCATGGAACGATGTTTCTCAAGCGCTTAATTTTCAACTTTTTGATACTGGCGTTGATAAAACAACAGGGCAACTGATCTATTTCACGCCGCTTAAATTGTTCGTGGTGCTTTCATTTATCGCCGGCGGCTTTATACTCGCTCTTCTTATTAATAGATTTGTACTCAAATTAATTTTTGATTTACTGCCCGTTGATCTGGGAGTGCAAAATACGGTTACGAGTATTTTGCGCTATCTAATAATTGTTATAGCGATTTATTTTGGCTTTCAATGGGGCGGGCTTGGAACGCTTCTTCTAGCAATCGGTGTGGTAATAGGTTCGATTGGTTACATTGTTAAAGAACCAATTGGCGACTTTATTTCGTATTTCATTATTTTAGTGCAGCGTCCAATTCAAGTGGGCGATTATATTATGATCGATACCGATTACGAAGGCGTTGTGCGAAAAATTACACCACGCTCAATTATTTTACGCCGACGCGATAGCTACACCATCATTGTTCCTAATTCTATGATTTTAAGTAGGCCAATTAATAATTGGAACTATGCGCGCAATTTCATTGGGTTTGATGATATCGATTTTACGGTACCGTTCGATACCGATCCGGTAAAAGTTAAATCGCTGATTCTGCAGGTTTTGGAAAATAATCCG
- a CDS encoding ammonium transporter, with protein MHKNISIKILLIGSFLIQPVAAKMDLFSRAPVEQIKDAISNYDREKIKNDLHEHYHLNEQSKIDNEKLYKIMHDFRAMKKKAQETQEKTRLGYLCKGASASTVGIISGIPATFVGITMVTNLSAIDGLRGFSILMGLIGSFGTISYAGCSYGKNQLDKMWHFDANAEKIKQIQDDLQIAVKAVKEQAENYADEDMKEALKNFVLEMSASPSQS; from the coding sequence ATGCATAAAAATATAAGCATCAAAATATTGTTGATTGGGTCGTTTTTAATACAGCCAGTTGCGGCGAAAATGGATTTATTTTCTCGTGCGCCAGTTGAGCAAATAAAAGATGCAATTTCAAATTATGATAGAGAAAAAATAAAAAATGATCTTCATGAGCATTATCATTTAAATGAGCAATCAAAAATAGATAACGAAAAATTGTACAAAATAATGCATGATTTTCGCGCAATGAAAAAAAAGGCACAGGAGACCCAGGAAAAAACTAGATTGGGTTATTTGTGTAAGGGTGCAAGTGCATCAACGGTTGGGATTATCTCCGGAATCCCCGCAACCTTTGTGGGAATTACAATGGTTACTAATCTCAGTGCGATCGATGGTCTTCGCGGATTCTCTATATTAATGGGGTTGATAGGCAGTTTCGGAACGATTTCTTATGCTGGATGTTCTTACGGTAAAAATCAGTTAGATAAAATGTGGCATTTTGACGCAAATGCTGAAAAAATTAAGCAAATCCAGGATGATCTTCAAATTGCTGTAAAAGCAGTAAAAGAACAGGCAGAAAACTATGCGGATGAGGATATGAAGGAGGCACTAAAAAACTTTGTACTCGAAATGAGTGCTTCGCCGTCACAAAGCTAA
- a CDS encoding Zn-dependent oligopeptidase: MNKIVLSAVGIAAIIGTAVYAKRVFSKTVDYTSFSADDIPSIFPQTVVALDEMAAQAIQNAREAIASILAIPENERSFENTIKALDRASRYHFSIPMNIMYVVKSTYADAAMREASQKQLLEMANISLDLFEQNVDLYRACKAYYDGAAKSENLTKEERYLLDELMKSFKRTGLDKSEAIRNQIKTLNKELTALELEFDKYINEDNRFIEVSREELAGLDERFIEGLEKTEQGNYKLTVDYPIYFPVMDHCTVALTRKKMWREFVNRAHPKNNGVLETIMRKRHELANLLGYENYAAYNIDNEMAQTPERVERFLNDVVQRAHQKEHAEFQLLCSDLPSSVTLSSNQKFYPWDRAHCLATFEKKHFKLDKREIANYFPMAETLKGLLDIYRAFLGVEFKELPAEGFWSKDVQLIQVSSRENGGILGYLVLDLYPRANKYSHACEITIVPALKKNDGQQPALAVVLANFPKPSKDQPSLLDHGDVQTFFHEFGHAIHEIVGSTNFASTAGTNVKRDFVELPSQMLEEWLWDKDILKQLSKHYQTGESLPDELIDTLIAQKNFASGHHVQRQIYLANISLHFYKAGANINIKGLMKSLSESIRKNIEFDSEDNFCSAFGHLTGYGARYYGYMWSKVFALDMFDHIKERGLLNPEVGKRYVQCVIGKGGSEDPNELLRDFLGREPNSDAFFKDLGL, from the coding sequence ATGAATAAAATAGTTTTGAGTGCCGTTGGTATTGCGGCAATTATTGGAACCGCTGTTTATGCTAAGCGTGTATTTTCTAAAACCGTTGATTATACGAGTTTTAGTGCAGACGATATCCCGTCTATTTTTCCGCAAACAGTTGTTGCTTTGGATGAGATGGCAGCTCAGGCAATACAAAATGCGCGCGAAGCAATTGCATCAATTTTGGCAATTCCCGAAAATGAACGCAGCTTCGAAAATACAATCAAAGCGCTTGATCGCGCATCTCGCTATCATTTTTCAATACCAATGAATATCATGTATGTGGTTAAGTCGACCTACGCCGATGCGGCAATGCGTGAAGCGTCGCAAAAACAACTTCTTGAAATGGCAAACATTTCTTTGGATTTATTTGAACAGAATGTGGATCTCTATCGCGCCTGCAAAGCATATTATGATGGTGCTGCCAAATCTGAAAATCTGACAAAAGAAGAGCGCTATCTTCTTGACGAATTAATGAAAAGTTTTAAGCGAACAGGGCTTGATAAATCTGAAGCTATTCGCAATCAGATAAAGACGCTTAATAAAGAACTTACAGCTCTTGAACTTGAGTTTGATAAATATATAAATGAAGATAATCGCTTTATTGAAGTTTCGCGCGAAGAACTTGCGGGATTGGATGAGAGGTTTATTGAGGGGCTTGAGAAAACTGAGCAGGGTAATTATAAACTCACTGTCGATTATCCAATCTATTTTCCTGTCATGGATCATTGCACCGTTGCATTAACAAGAAAAAAAATGTGGCGTGAATTTGTAAACCGTGCGCATCCTAAAAATAACGGTGTACTTGAAACAATAATGCGCAAACGGCATGAACTTGCCAATCTGCTTGGCTATGAAAATTATGCAGCGTACAATATTGATAATGAAATGGCGCAAACGCCGGAACGCGTTGAGCGTTTCTTGAACGATGTGGTGCAGCGTGCGCATCAAAAAGAACACGCAGAATTTCAATTGCTGTGTTCAGATTTGCCCTCGTCAGTTACGCTAAGTAGTAACCAGAAATTTTACCCATGGGATCGTGCACATTGCCTCGCAACGTTTGAGAAAAAACATTTCAAGCTTGATAAGCGAGAAATTGCCAACTATTTTCCAATGGCCGAAACACTCAAGGGATTGCTCGATATTTATCGCGCGTTCCTGGGCGTAGAATTCAAAGAATTGCCTGCTGAAGGATTTTGGAGTAAAGATGTACAGCTTATCCAAGTATCTTCAAGAGAAAACGGCGGAATACTTGGGTACTTAGTTTTAGATTTGTATCCACGAGCCAATAAGTATTCTCATGCTTGCGAAATAACGATTGTTCCAGCACTCAAAAAAAATGATGGTCAGCAACCTGCGCTTGCTGTTGTTCTCGCAAATTTTCCTAAGCCATCTAAAGATCAGCCTTCGTTATTGGATCATGGAGATGTTCAAACCTTCTTCCATGAGTTTGGCCACGCTATTCACGAAATAGTTGGATCAACTAACTTTGCTTCAACTGCGGGCACCAATGTGAAACGAGATTTTGTTGAGCTACCATCTCAAATGCTTGAAGAATGGCTTTGGGATAAAGATATTTTAAAACAACTGAGCAAACATTATCAAACGGGTGAGTCTCTCCCCGATGAACTCATTGATACGCTTATTGCACAGAAAAATTTTGCGAGCGGCCATCATGTTCAGCGGCAAATCTATCTTGCTAATATTTCGCTCCATTTTTATAAAGCGGGCGCGAACATAAATATTAAGGGATTAATGAAATCGCTTTCAGAATCAATACGAAAAAATATTGAGTTTGATAGCGAGGATAACTTTTGCAGTGCATTTGGGCATTTAACTGGTTACGGTGCGCGCTATTATGGTTATATGTGGTCTAAAGTTTTTGCGCTCGATATGTTTGATCATATTAAAGAACGCGGACTTTTAAATCCTGAAGTTGGAAAACGGTACGTTCAATGCGTGATCGGCAAAGGCGGCAGCGAAGATCCAAATGAATTATTGCGGGATTTTCTTGGCCGTGAGCCAAACAGCGATGCATTTTTTAAAGACCTTGGGCTTTGA
- a CDS encoding Zn-dependent oligopeptidase, producing the protein MKKIILSAMLVAIAAGGLYLFVKHPDVRAIDYPNFTVEDIPNIFPKTPSELRNLMDNAMAQIKKDIAAILAIPDNERTWANTIYASEQAGYFFGIPARIASVIKSTYSDDKMRDTAREKLLEMSNLSVDLLSQNVELYKAVKAYYEGNAKKENLTKDQQYVLDESMKEYKRSGIDKPEEIREQVKKLNKELAEIGLAFSQNIDGSERSIEVTREELAGLDDRFIEGLEKTGDNNYKLTTAYPIYFPIMENSTLAATREKLWREFANRAYPENMKVLEKLIEKRDELARLLGYSNYAALNIDGEMAQTPERAQAFLDDLLKRAQAKEDKEFKQLITDLPESVKLSPSNKFYAWDRTHAQTMYEKKHFKIDQREIAEYFPLESTIKGLLDIYRAFLGVEFKELPAGSYWDPEIKLVEVSSKETGAILGYLLLDLHPRFNKYCHACQMTVIPGFINSEGRRQTALALVISNFPKATATEPSLLELDDVRTFFHEFGHALHTILGATKLPSTSGTNVKTDFVEMPSQMLEEWLWDPAILKQLSKHYKTGAPLPDELIKTLVEQKNFASGTAMMRQIYIANLALKLFSSGAHPDIENLTKTLFQKMRKYGQYSPDDHFVASFGHLTGYGASYYSYLWSKVFALDLFNYIKERGLLNGEVGKRYVDKVLGKGGSEDPNDLLKDFLGREPNSNAFFKDLGL; encoded by the coding sequence ATGAAGAAAATAATTTTAAGTGCGATGTTAGTAGCAATTGCTGCAGGTGGCTTATACCTATTTGTAAAGCATCCAGATGTGCGCGCTATCGATTATCCGAATTTTACCGTTGAAGATATTCCAAATATTTTTCCCAAAACTCCATCTGAGTTAAGAAACTTAATGGATAATGCGATGGCGCAGATAAAAAAAGATATTGCAGCAATTCTTGCAATTCCTGATAACGAACGGACGTGGGCGAATACTATTTATGCATCAGAACAAGCTGGATATTTTTTTGGAATACCTGCGCGTATTGCAAGCGTTATAAAATCTACCTATAGCGACGATAAAATGCGCGATACGGCGCGAGAAAAGTTACTAGAAATGAGTAACCTCTCGGTAGATTTACTTAGCCAGAATGTGGAACTTTATAAGGCGGTAAAAGCGTATTACGAAGGAAATGCGAAAAAGGAAAATCTCACCAAAGATCAGCAGTATGTTCTTGATGAATCGATGAAAGAATATAAGCGTTCTGGCATTGATAAACCGGAAGAAATACGCGAACAAGTAAAAAAACTCAATAAAGAGCTTGCCGAGATTGGGTTAGCATTCAGCCAAAATATCGATGGTTCTGAGCGTTCAATCGAAGTAACGCGTGAAGAGCTTGCCGGGCTTGACGATCGCTTTATTGAAGGACTTGAAAAAACAGGTGACAACAACTATAAACTGACAACCGCTTATCCTATTTATTTTCCTATTATGGAAAATTCTACTCTAGCAGCTACGCGAGAAAAATTGTGGAGAGAGTTTGCTAATCGCGCCTATCCAGAAAATATGAAAGTTCTGGAAAAATTAATTGAAAAACGTGATGAACTTGCAAGGCTTCTTGGTTATTCAAATTACGCAGCTCTCAATATTGATGGCGAAATGGCGCAGACCCCTGAGCGCGCGCAAGCATTTTTAGATGATCTTCTCAAGCGTGCGCAGGCAAAAGAGGATAAAGAATTTAAACAACTTATTACCGATCTGCCTGAATCGGTAAAATTGAGCCCAAGCAATAAATTTTATGCATGGGATCGCACTCATGCGCAAACGATGTATGAAAAAAAACATTTTAAAATTGATCAACGAGAAATAGCTGAGTATTTTCCGTTAGAAAGCACCATTAAAGGGCTGCTTGATATTTATCGAGCATTTTTGGGAGTAGAATTCAAAGAATTGCCCGCAGGCAGTTATTGGGATCCTGAAATTAAGCTCGTTGAAGTTTCTTCAAAAGAAACTGGGGCTATCTTGGGATATTTACTTTTGGATCTTCATCCGCGTTTTAATAAATATTGCCATGCTTGCCAAATGACCGTTATACCAGGATTTATTAATTCAGAAGGGCGGCGACAAACGGCGCTAGCGCTTGTAATTTCTAATTTTCCTAAAGCAACAGCAACCGAGCCATCGCTTTTGGAGCTTGATGATGTACGCACTTTCTTTCACGAATTTGGGCACGCGTTGCATACAATTCTAGGCGCAACTAAATTGCCATCAACATCTGGCACCAACGTAAAAACCGATTTTGTAGAAATGCCTTCTCAAATGCTAGAAGAATGGCTTTGGGATCCTGCTATCTTAAAACAATTAAGCAAGCATTATAAAACTGGCGCACCACTGCCAGATGAACTTATCAAGACGCTTGTTGAGCAAAAGAATTTTGCATCAGGAACCGCAATGATGCGCCAAATTTACATAGCAAATCTTGCGCTGAAACTTTTTAGTTCTGGCGCGCATCCAGATATTGAGAATTTAACTAAAACTCTTTTTCAAAAGATGCGTAAATATGGGCAATATTCTCCCGATGATCATTTTGTTGCTTCGTTTGGCCATTTAACTGGATACGGAGCAAGTTATTACAGTTATTTATGGTCTAAAGTATTTGCGCTCGATTTATTTAATTACATAAAAGAACGTGGATTGCTCAATGGGGAAGTTGGGAAACGATACGTTGATAAAGTTTTGGGCAAAGGGGGCAGCGAAGATCCTAATGATTTGCTGAAAGATTTCCTCGGCAGAGAACCGAACAGCAACGCCTTCTTTAAAGATCTCGGATTATAA